A single window of Mycolicibacterium aurum DNA harbors:
- a CDS encoding DUF937 domain-containing protein: MADLDELFREIPTGQIATRLGVDEGEVSSAVKTLLPVLVGGLQHNAQDPGTASNIASAANNHAASGLLDGGVSVDQVDESDGSKAVAKIFGGNDTAQVASALSSGGAGNSELINKLLPILAPIVLAYIGRKLTGGQAAPGQSGGGGLGDILGGMLGGGRGGSAADNPLGSILGSVLGGDKAGGLGDILGGLLGGRK, encoded by the coding sequence ATGGCTGACCTCGATGAACTCTTTCGCGAGATTCCCACCGGGCAGATCGCGACCAGGCTCGGCGTCGACGAGGGCGAGGTGAGCAGCGCCGTCAAAACGCTGCTGCCGGTGCTCGTCGGGGGCCTGCAACACAACGCACAGGACCCCGGTACGGCGTCGAACATCGCCTCCGCGGCCAACAACCACGCCGCCAGCGGGCTGCTCGACGGCGGTGTCAGCGTCGACCAGGTCGACGAGTCCGACGGGTCCAAGGCCGTCGCGAAGATCTTCGGCGGCAACGACACCGCTCAGGTGGCCTCCGCGCTGTCCAGCGGCGGTGCCGGCAACAGCGAGCTGATCAACAAGCTGTTGCCGATCCTGGCCCCGATCGTGCTCGCCTACATCGGCAGGAAACTCACCGGCGGCCAGGCGGCGCCCGGGCAGTCCGGGGGAGGTGGCCTCGGCGACATCCTCGGCGGCATGCTGGGCGGCGGCCGTGGTGGAAGTGCCGCGGACAACCCGCTCGGCAGCATCCTCGGCAGTGTGCTGGGCGGCGACAAGGCCGGCGGCCTCGGTGACATCCTGGGTGGGTTGCTGGGCGGACGGAAGTAG
- the ndk gene encoding nucleoside-diphosphate kinase, protein MTERTLVLIKPDGVQRRLIGEIISRIEAKGLTVAALELKDVSDELARAHYAEHEGKPFFPSLLEFITSGPVVAAILEGPRAVAAFRQLAGGTDPVEKATPGTIRGDLGLETQFNLVHGSDSPDSAVREIDLWFPGR, encoded by the coding sequence GTGACTGAGCGAACTCTCGTCCTGATCAAGCCCGACGGTGTGCAGCGCCGACTCATCGGAGAGATCATCAGCCGAATCGAAGCCAAAGGTCTGACTGTCGCGGCCCTTGAGCTCAAGGACGTCAGCGACGAGCTGGCCCGGGCGCATTACGCCGAGCACGAGGGCAAGCCGTTCTTCCCGTCGCTGCTGGAATTCATCACCTCAGGTCCCGTTGTTGCGGCGATCCTGGAGGGGCCGCGGGCCGTCGCGGCGTTCCGGCAACTGGCCGGAGGCACCGATCCCGTGGAGAAGGCCACACCCGGCACCATCCGGGGTGACCTGGGGTTGGAGACCCAGTTCAACCTCGTGCACGGCTCCGATTCGCCGGACTCGGCCGTCCGCGAGATCGACCTCTGGTTCCCCGGCCGATAG
- a CDS encoding saccharopine dehydrogenase family protein, which yields MSADVGAHDREYDIVLYGASGFVGKLTAQYLAVAGSGARIALAGRSTDRLLAVRESLPEAAQDWPLIVADASQPSTINALAARTRVVVTTVGPYLRYGLPLVAACAAAGTDYADLTGETLFVRKAIDLYHKQAVDTGARIVHACGFDSIPSDLSVFALFRQAERDGAGQLGDTNFVVRTFAGGASGGTIASMVELAREASTDPEGRQLINDPYTLSPDRVAEPELGAQPDARWRRGRDIAPELNGYWVGAFPMAIPNTRIVRRTNALLEYAYGKRFEYAEQMSLGRSVGAPLIAAMATVGNVATMELGSRYINRVPRAALERVLPKPGTGPSEQSRERGHYTVETYTKTSDGTRYLARMSQQGDPGYKATSVLLGESGLALALDRDKLSDLRGILTPAAAMGDALLARFPAAGVALDVSRLN from the coding sequence ATGAGCGCAGATGTGGGAGCACACGACCGGGAGTACGACATCGTCCTCTACGGCGCCAGCGGGTTCGTCGGGAAACTGACCGCCCAGTACCTGGCCGTGGCGGGCTCCGGCGCGCGGATCGCGCTGGCCGGCCGCTCCACCGATCGGCTGTTGGCGGTGCGCGAGTCGTTGCCGGAGGCGGCACAGGACTGGCCATTGATCGTCGCCGACGCGTCGCAACCGTCGACCATCAACGCGCTGGCGGCGCGCACCCGCGTCGTCGTCACGACGGTCGGCCCGTACCTGCGCTACGGCCTCCCGCTGGTGGCTGCGTGTGCGGCGGCGGGTACCGACTACGCCGACCTGACCGGTGAGACGCTCTTCGTCCGCAAGGCCATCGACCTCTACCACAAGCAGGCCGTCGACACAGGCGCCCGCATCGTGCATGCCTGCGGATTCGACTCCATCCCTTCTGATCTCAGCGTCTTCGCCCTGTTCCGACAGGCCGAGCGGGACGGCGCCGGGCAGCTCGGCGACACCAACTTCGTGGTACGCACCTTCGCCGGAGGGGCGTCGGGCGGCACCATCGCGTCGATGGTGGAACTGGCACGGGAGGCCTCCACCGATCCCGAGGGCCGCCAGCTGATCAACGATCCGTACACGCTGAGCCCCGACCGCGTCGCCGAACCCGAACTCGGCGCCCAGCCCGACGCGCGGTGGCGGCGCGGCCGCGACATCGCCCCCGAACTGAACGGCTACTGGGTCGGCGCGTTTCCGATGGCCATCCCCAACACCCGCATCGTGAGGCGCACCAACGCACTGCTGGAATACGCCTACGGCAAGCGTTTCGAGTATGCAGAGCAGATGAGTCTCGGCCGTTCCGTCGGCGCACCCCTCATCGCGGCCATGGCGACGGTGGGCAACGTCGCGACGATGGAACTCGGCAGCCGCTACATCAACCGGGTGCCCCGCGCCGCACTGGAGCGGGTCCTGCCCAAGCCGGGCACCGGGCCCAGCGAGCAGTCCCGGGAACGCGGCCACTACACGGTAGAGACCTACACCAAGACGTCGGACGGCACCCGCTACCTGGCCAGGATGTCGCAGCAGGGCGACCCCGGCTACAAGGCGACCTCGGTCCTGCTCGGCGAGAGCGGCCTTGCACTCGCGCTGGACCGCGACAAGCTCTCTGACCTGCGCGGAATCCTGACGCCGGCCGCGGCGATGGGCGATGCGCTGCTGGCCCGTTTCCCCGCCGCCGGGGTTGCGCTGGATGTGTCACGGCTGAACTGA
- a CDS encoding valine--tRNA ligase, which translates to MTSPPHATGDASSVPELDALPKSWDPGAVESDLYDGWVKAGYFTADPSSDKPPYSIVLPPPNVTGSLHMGHALDHTLMDALTRRKRMQGYEVLWLPGMDHAGIATQSVVEKQLAVDGKTKEDFGRELFIDKVWDWKRESGGTIGAQMRRIGDGVDWSRDRFTMDEGLSRAVRTIFKRLFDAGLIYQAERLVNWSPVLETAISDLEVKYEDVEGELVSFRYGSMNDDEPHIVVATTRLETMLGDTAIAVHPDDDRYRNLVGKRLPHPFLDGDIIIVADAHVDPEFGTGAVKVTPAHDPNDFEIGLRHQLPMPTMLDTKGRIADTGTQFDGMDRFEARVAVREALAAEGRIVAEKRPYLHSVGHSERSGEPIEPRLSLQWWVKVESLAKASGDAVRNGDTVIHPASLEPRWFAWVDNMHDWCISRQLWWGHRIPIWHGPEGQTVCVGPDETPPDGWEQDPDVLDTWFSSALWPFSTMGWPDRTPELEKFYPTTVLVTGYDILFFWVARMMMFGTFIGDDPAITGDGARPPQVPFENVFLHGLIRDEFGRKMSKSRGNGIDPLDWVETFGADALRFTLARGASPGGDLAIGEDHARASRNFATKLFNATRFALLNGASPAPLPPVDALTDADRWILGRLEEVRAEVDGAFDSYEFNRACESLYHFAWDEFCDWYLELAKVQLSQEEAHTARTTAVLAFVLDVLLKLLHPVMPFVTEVLWKTLTGGESLVVADWPAPTGFAVDHAAAQRVSDMQKLITEVRRFRSDQGLADRQRVPARLSQVSAAGLDDHVAAVTALAWLTPPADEFSPSASVEVRLTTATVLVELDTSGTVDVEAERRRLEKDLAAAQKELAGTSAKLGNEAFLAKAPAAVVDKIKARQQLAGEEVERITARMGALS; encoded by the coding sequence GTGACCTCCCCGCCCCACGCCACCGGCGACGCCTCGAGCGTCCCTGAGCTCGATGCCCTCCCCAAGTCCTGGGATCCGGGCGCAGTAGAGAGCGACCTGTACGACGGCTGGGTCAAGGCCGGTTACTTCACCGCCGACCCCAGCAGCGACAAGCCGCCGTACTCGATCGTGCTGCCGCCCCCCAACGTCACCGGCAGCCTGCACATGGGCCACGCCCTCGACCACACGCTGATGGACGCGCTGACCAGGCGCAAGCGCATGCAGGGTTACGAGGTGCTGTGGTTGCCGGGGATGGATCACGCCGGCATCGCCACCCAGAGCGTGGTCGAGAAGCAACTCGCGGTCGACGGTAAGACCAAAGAGGACTTCGGCCGCGAGCTCTTCATCGACAAGGTCTGGGACTGGAAGCGCGAGTCCGGCGGCACCATCGGTGCGCAGATGCGCAGGATCGGCGACGGGGTGGACTGGAGCCGCGACCGGTTCACGATGGACGAGGGCCTGTCCCGTGCCGTGCGCACGATCTTCAAGAGGCTCTTCGACGCCGGGCTGATCTACCAGGCCGAGCGACTGGTCAACTGGTCGCCGGTCCTGGAGACCGCGATCTCCGACCTCGAGGTGAAATACGAAGACGTCGAGGGCGAGCTGGTGTCGTTCCGGTACGGCTCGATGAACGACGACGAACCGCACATCGTCGTGGCGACGACCCGGTTGGAGACGATGCTCGGCGACACCGCGATCGCGGTGCACCCCGACGACGACCGCTATCGCAACCTCGTCGGCAAGAGGCTGCCGCATCCGTTCCTGGACGGTGACATCATCATCGTGGCCGACGCGCACGTCGACCCCGAATTCGGAACGGGTGCAGTCAAAGTCACCCCGGCGCACGATCCGAACGACTTCGAGATCGGGCTACGCCATCAGCTGCCGATGCCGACGATGCTCGACACCAAAGGCCGGATCGCCGACACCGGAACGCAATTCGACGGCATGGACCGCTTCGAGGCGCGGGTCGCGGTGCGCGAGGCGCTGGCCGCGGAAGGCCGCATCGTCGCGGAGAAGCGCCCCTACCTGCACAGCGTGGGCCATTCCGAGCGCAGCGGCGAGCCCATCGAACCCCGACTCAGCCTGCAGTGGTGGGTCAAGGTGGAGTCGCTGGCCAAGGCATCCGGAGATGCAGTCCGCAACGGCGACACGGTGATTCATCCCGCCAGCCTGGAGCCGCGCTGGTTCGCCTGGGTCGACAACATGCACGACTGGTGCATCTCACGGCAGCTGTGGTGGGGACACCGCATCCCGATCTGGCACGGACCCGAGGGCCAGACGGTGTGCGTCGGCCCGGACGAGACGCCGCCGGACGGTTGGGAGCAGGACCCCGATGTGCTGGATACGTGGTTCAGCTCCGCGCTGTGGCCGTTCTCGACGATGGGATGGCCGGACCGCACGCCCGAGTTGGAGAAGTTCTACCCGACCACCGTGCTGGTGACCGGCTACGACATCCTGTTCTTCTGGGTGGCGCGGATGATGATGTTCGGCACGTTCATCGGCGACGACCCCGCCATCACAGGGGACGGTGCCCGGCCTCCGCAGGTTCCCTTCGAGAATGTGTTCCTGCACGGGCTGATTCGCGACGAATTCGGTCGCAAGATGAGCAAGTCGCGGGGCAATGGCATCGACCCGCTTGACTGGGTGGAGACGTTCGGTGCCGACGCGTTGCGGTTCACACTCGCGCGTGGCGCCAGTCCGGGCGGTGACCTCGCCATCGGCGAGGACCACGCCCGCGCCTCCCGGAACTTCGCCACGAAATTGTTCAACGCCACCAGGTTCGCGTTGCTCAACGGCGCCAGCCCCGCCCCGCTGCCCCCGGTCGACGCACTCACCGACGCCGACCGTTGGATCCTCGGTCGGCTCGAGGAGGTCCGCGCCGAGGTCGATGGCGCGTTCGACTCGTACGAGTTCAACCGGGCCTGCGAATCGCTGTACCACTTCGCATGGGACGAGTTCTGCGACTGGTACCTGGAGCTGGCCAAGGTGCAGCTGAGCCAGGAAGAGGCACACACCGCACGCACCACCGCGGTGCTGGCCTTCGTGCTCGACGTCCTGCTCAAGCTGCTGCACCCGGTGATGCCGTTCGTCACCGAGGTGCTGTGGAAGACGCTGACCGGGGGAGAGTCGCTCGTCGTCGCCGACTGGCCCGCACCCACCGGTTTCGCAGTGGATCACGCTGCGGCGCAACGGGTCTCCGACATGCAGAAGCTCATCACCGAGGTGCGGAGGTTCCGCAGCGATCAGGGTCTGGCCGATCGCCAGCGGGTTCCCGCCCGGCTGTCGCAGGTGTCCGCCGCCGGTCTGGACGACCACGTCGCCGCGGTGACGGCACTGGCCTGGCTGACGCCACCGGCCGACGAGTTCAGCCCGTCGGCATCGGTGGAAGTGCGTTTGACCACGGCAACGGTGCTGGTCGAGCTCGACACCTCGGGCACCGTCGACGTGGAAGCCGAGCGCCGCAGGCTGGAGAAGGACCTCGCCGCCGCGCAGAAGGAGCTGGCGGGCACGTCGGCGAAGCTCGGCAACGAGGCGTTCCTGGCCAAGGCGCCCGCCGCGGTCGTGGACAAGATCAAGGCACGCCAGCAGCTTGCCGGCGAGGAAGTGGAACGGATCACCGCCCGCATGGGCGCCCTCTCATGA
- the folC gene encoding bifunctional tetrahydrofolate synthase/dihydrofolate synthase, whose product MPTPEPTPDEVAALLQVEHLLDQRWPETNIEPSTARISALLELLGSPQLGYPSIHIGGTNGKTSVARMVDSLLTALHRRTGRTTSPHLQSAVERIAIDGKPVSPATYVNTYREIEPFVELVDQQSEAAGGPKMSKFEVVTAMAFAAFADAPIDVAVVEVGLGGRWDATNVVNAPVAVITPIGIDHADYLGDTIAEIAGEKAGIITRQADDLVPTDTVAVLARQVPEAMEVLLAQAVRSDAAVAREDSEFAVVGRQVAVGGQLLQLQGLGGLYPEIFLPLHGEHQAHNAVVALAAVEAFFGAGAQRQLDIDAVRAGFAEVTSPGRLERLRNAPTVFIDAAHNPAGAAALAEALRDEFDFRYLVGVVSVMSDKDVDGILAALDTVLDQIVVTHNGSPRALEVEALAVKAEEIFGPERVITAATLADAIETATAVVEDSGNDGDAGGLSGAGIVITGSVVTAGAARTLFGKDPA is encoded by the coding sequence ATGCCGACGCCCGAGCCCACCCCCGACGAGGTCGCGGCACTCCTGCAGGTCGAGCACCTGCTGGACCAGCGCTGGCCCGAGACCAATATCGAGCCGAGCACCGCCCGGATCTCGGCACTTCTGGAGCTTCTCGGCTCGCCTCAGCTCGGCTACCCCTCGATTCACATCGGCGGGACCAACGGCAAGACCTCGGTGGCCAGGATGGTCGACTCATTGCTGACCGCGCTGCACCGGCGCACCGGCCGCACCACCAGCCCACACCTGCAGTCGGCGGTGGAGCGCATCGCCATCGACGGAAAGCCGGTCAGCCCAGCGACCTACGTGAACACCTACCGCGAGATCGAACCCTTCGTCGAGCTCGTCGACCAGCAATCAGAGGCTGCCGGCGGCCCGAAGATGAGCAAGTTCGAGGTCGTCACGGCAATGGCGTTCGCCGCGTTCGCCGACGCGCCGATCGACGTAGCGGTGGTCGAAGTCGGGCTGGGCGGCCGATGGGACGCCACCAACGTCGTCAACGCGCCGGTCGCGGTGATCACGCCGATCGGTATCGACCACGCCGACTACCTCGGTGACACGATCGCCGAGATCGCCGGCGAGAAGGCCGGGATCATCACCAGACAGGCCGACGATCTGGTCCCCACCGACACCGTCGCCGTGCTTGCCCGTCAGGTACCCGAGGCGATGGAAGTGCTACTCGCACAGGCGGTGCGCTCCGACGCCGCGGTCGCCCGGGAGGACTCGGAGTTCGCCGTCGTCGGCCGTCAGGTGGCAGTCGGCGGCCAGCTGCTGCAATTGCAGGGTCTCGGCGGGCTGTATCCGGAGATCTTCCTGCCGCTACACGGCGAACATCAGGCGCACAACGCGGTCGTGGCGCTGGCGGCCGTCGAGGCGTTCTTCGGTGCCGGCGCCCAGCGACAACTGGACATCGATGCCGTCCGCGCGGGCTTTGCCGAGGTGACGTCACCGGGCCGGCTGGAGCGATTGCGCAATGCGCCAACGGTGTTCATCGACGCGGCACACAACCCGGCAGGGGCCGCGGCATTGGCGGAGGCCCTGCGCGACGAGTTCGACTTCCGGTATCTCGTCGGCGTCGTGTCGGTGATGAGCGACAAGGACGTCGACGGCATCCTCGCGGCGCTCGACACCGTGCTGGATCAGATCGTGGTCACGCACAACGGGTCACCGCGGGCGCTCGAGGTGGAGGCGCTGGCCGTCAAGGCCGAAGAGATCTTCGGTCCGGAACGTGTCATCACCGCCGCCACCCTGGCCGATGCCATCGAGACCGCGACTGCGGTGGTCGAGGACTCCGGAAACGACGGCGACGCCGGGGGGCTGAGCGGAGCGGGCATCGTCATCACCGGTTCGGTGGTCACCGCGGGCGCCGCGCGGACGCTGTTCGGGAAGGACCCCGCGTGA
- a CDS encoding Rne/Rng family ribonuclease, translated as MADNDNFEASTQDFTEEPRLAADSSAEAKDAPPPEKLRVHSLARVLGTTSKRIIDALREVDGRSRSAHSTVGPDEADRVRQALAEPEPAAEAAQPDDPQPDVAPAAAPEPVAEVPEPVAEVPEPAAEVPEPAADAPAEDEPESRLILETPASRPAVEPADYLPLFVAPQPVRFDDVARDADDSDDDDSDDDDDSDSDSDDDQSGRPTAKRRRRGRRGRGRGRGEQNGDEPATDSDADESDGEKSDSGDESDDSDDDNGDDDGSGGDAGSRRRRRRRRRKSGSGDDSDNGSTPDDPPNTVVHEREPRKSGRGDRSDKSDRDEIQGISGSTRLEAKRQRRRDGRDAGRRRPPILSEAEFLARREAVERVMVVRDKVRSEPPHEGSRYTQIAVMEDGVVVEHFVTSAASASLVGNIYLGIVQNVLPSMEAAFVDIGRGRNGVLYAGEVNWEAAGLGGAQRKIEQALKPGDYVVVQVSKDPVGHKGARLTTQVSLAGRYLVYVPGASSTGISRKLPDTERQRLKEILREVVPADAGVIIRTASEGVKEDDIRTDVERLQKRWTEIEAKAAGISEKKAGAAVALYEEPDVLVKVIRDLFNEDFSGLIVSGDDAWQTINDYVTSVAPELLPRMTKYEPAGSEAPDVFAVHRIDEQLTKAMDRKVYLPSGGTLVIDRTEAMTVVDVNTGKFTGSGGNLEQTVTRNNLEAAEETVRQLRLRDIGGIVVIDFIDMVLESNRDLVLRRLTEALGRDRTRHQVSEVTSLGLVQLTRKKLGTGLIEAFSTTCTHCQGRGIMLHGDPVDTASAMASAGRKAAEPGTGRRSKRGKRGAAKAEPEVQVAKVPAHLPGEHPMFKAMAAANGKPEGDEESDDDFDATQAPEEVGELDTDATPAVTGELDDEFGDDADEDDADDADEDDSDDEDEAGEIDLDDEDDDDEDDDIDDLDDEDDEDDDEDGDLDDDDDDDDDDEDDEDEPVAVPAGRQRRRAAARPAGPPSGD; from the coding sequence GTGGCCGACAATGACAATTTTGAAGCGTCAACCCAGGACTTCACGGAGGAGCCACGGCTCGCCGCTGACTCCTCTGCTGAGGCCAAGGATGCGCCACCGCCCGAGAAGCTGAGGGTTCACTCGCTGGCCCGGGTGCTGGGCACCACCAGCAAGCGGATCATCGACGCCCTCCGGGAGGTGGACGGTCGCTCGCGCAGCGCGCACTCGACGGTGGGCCCTGACGAGGCCGACCGCGTGCGCCAGGCGCTCGCCGAGCCCGAGCCCGCCGCGGAGGCTGCTCAGCCCGACGATCCCCAGCCGGACGTAGCACCGGCCGCCGCACCCGAGCCGGTTGCCGAGGTTCCCGAGCCGGTCGCCGAGGTTCCCGAACCGGCCGCCGAGGTTCCCGAACCGGCCGCCGACGCGCCGGCCGAGGACGAGCCGGAGTCCCGGTTGATCCTGGAGACGCCGGCCTCGCGGCCGGCCGTCGAGCCCGCCGACTACCTGCCGCTTTTCGTCGCGCCGCAGCCCGTCCGGTTCGACGACGTCGCCCGGGACGCCGACGACAGCGACGATGACGATTCCGACGACGACGATGATTCGGATTCCGACTCCGATGACGACCAGTCGGGCCGTCCCACCGCGAAACGCCGCCGGCGGGGACGCCGGGGCCGTGGCCGCGGCCGCGGCGAACAGAACGGCGACGAGCCGGCCACCGACTCCGACGCCGACGAGTCCGACGGTGAGAAGTCCGACAGCGGCGACGAGTCCGATGACTCCGACGACGACAACGGCGATGACGACGGCTCGGGCGGCGACGCAGGCAGCCGCCGTCGGCGCCGTCGCCGTCGCCGCAAGTCCGGCTCGGGCGACGACTCCGACAACGGATCCACCCCGGACGATCCGCCCAACACCGTGGTCCACGAGCGGGAGCCCAGGAAGTCCGGCCGGGGCGACCGGTCCGACAAGTCCGACCGGGACGAGATCCAGGGCATCAGCGGTTCGACGCGACTGGAGGCCAAGCGGCAGCGGCGCCGGGACGGCCGCGACGCGGGCCGGCGCCGCCCACCCATCCTCAGCGAAGCCGAGTTCCTGGCCCGACGCGAGGCTGTCGAACGCGTCATGGTCGTCCGCGACAAGGTGCGCAGCGAGCCGCCGCACGAAGGCTCCCGATACACCCAGATCGCGGTCATGGAGGACGGCGTCGTCGTCGAACACTTCGTGACGTCGGCGGCTTCGGCGTCCCTGGTCGGCAACATCTACCTGGGCATCGTGCAGAACGTGCTGCCGTCGATGGAGGCGGCCTTCGTCGACATCGGCCGCGGTCGCAACGGCGTGCTGTACGCCGGCGAGGTCAACTGGGAGGCTGCGGGCCTCGGCGGCGCGCAGCGCAAGATCGAGCAGGCGCTCAAACCGGGCGACTACGTCGTCGTGCAGGTCAGCAAGGATCCGGTAGGACACAAGGGTGCACGGCTGACCACGCAGGTCTCGCTGGCGGGCCGTTACCTGGTGTACGTGCCGGGGGCATCCTCGACCGGCATCAGCCGCAAGCTGCCCGACACCGAGCGGCAGCGGCTCAAAGAGATTCTGCGTGAGGTGGTCCCCGCCGATGCGGGCGTGATCATCCGCACGGCGTCCGAGGGCGTCAAGGAAGACGACATCCGCACCGATGTCGAGCGGCTGCAGAAGCGCTGGACGGAGATCGAGGCCAAGGCCGCCGGGATCAGCGAGAAGAAGGCCGGCGCCGCGGTGGCGCTCTACGAAGAGCCCGACGTGCTGGTCAAGGTGATCCGCGACCTCTTCAACGAGGACTTCTCCGGCCTCATCGTGTCGGGCGACGACGCATGGCAGACCATCAACGACTACGTGACGTCCGTCGCGCCCGAGTTGCTTCCCCGGATGACGAAGTACGAGCCGGCCGGTTCGGAGGCGCCCGACGTCTTCGCCGTGCACCGGATCGACGAACAGCTCACCAAGGCGATGGATCGCAAGGTGTATCTGCCGTCCGGCGGCACGCTCGTGATCGACCGCACCGAGGCCATGACCGTCGTCGACGTCAACACTGGCAAGTTCACCGGTTCCGGCGGCAATCTCGAGCAGACGGTCACGCGCAACAACCTGGAGGCTGCCGAGGAGACGGTGCGCCAACTGCGGCTGCGCGACATCGGCGGCATCGTGGTCATCGACTTCATCGACATGGTGCTGGAATCCAACAGGGATCTGGTGCTGCGCCGGCTGACCGAAGCGCTGGGCCGGGACCGCACACGACACCAGGTGTCGGAGGTGACCTCGCTCGGGTTGGTCCAGCTGACTCGCAAGAAGCTGGGTACCGGCCTGATCGAGGCGTTCTCCACCACCTGCACGCACTGCCAGGGTCGCGGCATCATGCTCCACGGCGATCCCGTGGACACCGCGTCGGCCATGGCGAGCGCCGGCCGCAAGGCCGCAGAACCGGGCACCGGGCGACGCAGCAAGCGCGGCAAGCGTGGTGCCGCGAAAGCCGAGCCGGAAGTCCAGGTGGCCAAGGTCCCCGCGCACCTGCCGGGTGAGCATCCGATGTTCAAGGCGATGGCCGCGGCCAACGGCAAGCCCGAGGGCGACGAGGAATCCGACGACGACTTCGACGCGACGCAGGCGCCCGAAGAGGTCGGCGAGCTCGATACCGACGCCACACCCGCGGTGACCGGCGAACTCGACGACGAGTTCGGCGACGACGCCGACGAGGACGACGCCGACGACGCCGACGAGGACGACTCGGACGACGAGGACGAGGCAGGCGAGATCGATCTCGACGACGAGGACGACGACGACGAGGACGACGACATCGATGACCTCGACGATGAGGATGACGAGGACGACGACGAGGACGGCGATCTCGACGACGACGACGATGATGACGATGACGATGAGGATGACGAGGACGAGCCCGTCGCCGTCCCGGCAGGCCGTCAGCGGAGGCGCGCGGCAGCGCGGCCCGCTGGTCCGCCAAGTGGTGACTGA
- a CDS encoding DUF4233 domain-containing protein, with protein MAGTLILEAIVVLLALPVVGAVGPGLTAGSMAYVIGVAVILVLMAGVQGRSWAIWANLGVQVLLVGGWFIYPGIGFIGLLFVVVWLLIAYLRAEVLRRQKRGLLPGQQPTSD; from the coding sequence ATGGCCGGCACCCTGATCCTGGAAGCCATCGTCGTGCTGCTCGCGCTTCCGGTGGTGGGCGCTGTCGGTCCCGGGCTGACGGCGGGGTCCATGGCCTACGTCATCGGCGTCGCGGTGATCCTGGTGCTGATGGCCGGCGTCCAGGGCAGGTCATGGGCGATCTGGGCCAACCTGGGCGTGCAGGTACTACTGGTCGGCGGCTGGTTCATCTATCCCGGCATCGGCTTCATCGGTCTGCTCTTCGTGGTGGTGTGGCTGCTCATCGCCTACCTGCGCGCCGAGGTGCTTCGTCGGCAGAAGCGAGGGCTCCTTCCGGGCCAGCAGCCCACGTCCGACTAG